The Vitis vinifera cultivar Pinot Noir 40024 chromosome 7, ASM3070453v1 genomic interval ATAGTTTGTTGATAGAAAATGTCGCAATCCACTAGCATGGTATCAGACAGGTAGAGCAAAGATTAATatataatgttttcttttttcttcccctttctGGGCTTAATTTTGCAGTTCTAATGGTTCATCTTCTTGATAATTACAGATTGGGACGCCATGGTTTGATGGAACGGAAGGGGTGACCCAGTGTCCAATCCTGCCAGGAGATACCTTCACATATGAGTATAAAGTGGATAAGGTAAGATTGATCAGTGGTCTTAATCAAGAAAGTTGGAACCAGTACTACTTTCAATTATCTGATGATATTATTCTTTGGTGTATGCAGCCTAGGACTTATCTATACCATGcctgttgaggcctcgcgtccctggtaatccacgtagttgccaaatggatggatgtacgatctcaaccaatacaggttcttgattcagtcgtttcACCTGTAAaaggtgtccggacgcaccctccgatggttttgtcaaccatggttagagagagataaatcagttggcatTTTTCCAAGTATAGCAAAACTTACCTTCCCCTTTGTGTGAATGTTtgtatatatagtatcagaagctttgttcccctctttaatggtggggagatattttgtgttgtcatgatggacactaggtggtggcagggtcaTCATCACCCTAAGGACgactgacagagatcgtggtaggtgatcatGTGAAGTGATCGacggaagtgacttgttgtcaattcatcttgtcctttcactctgtAGATGGCGAGATGTGGGCCATAgcaggctgttgtgataacgtgtaagacttgcttacttcaatCAATGATCTGGAAAAACGTATCTGAATGGCCTATGTTGGTCATCCGGATGCATTTGTGGAAGTCATCCGGATGTTATATttgtgagtgtcgtgtgcctctccttgagggagtccggataggaaaggcgcgccacgtgtactcttggggaaatccggatgagggtgatccggatgacaatgcgtgccacgtgtcataaCAAGGTGTGTGGCACGTGTTACCAGGaggagtgtgccacatgttatcaatgggaggggtccctacaatgcccatTACGGAATGCAAAGAGAAGTTGGGCTGTATGGATCGATTCGTGTGTCGATTGCTCATGGGAAGACTGAGCTCTTTTCCTATGACCACGACCGGAGCATCATCCTCACTGACTGGTACCATAATACCACTTATGAACAAGCCCTGGGCTTGTCCTCCAATCCTTTTGACTGGGTCGGGGAGCCTCAGGTGAATGCCAACAACTACTGCTTCCGCCATAGCATTCTGGTTTGTTCTGCTCTTCATCTTCTGATGTCTTTTTCTGTCTGTTAATTTTTCAGTCCCTTCTGATTCAAGGAAAAGGAAGATACAACTGCTCCCTAGTTTCAAGTCCTTACGTCTGTAACGCAGCAAGTCCTCAGTGTTCTCCCTATGTATTCACTGTAGTTCCAGGGAAAACATATCGCCTTCGGGTCTCCAGCTTGACTTCCCTGTCAGCtctcaatttccaaatagaGGTTGGTATAATTAAAAACTTCACCGTGGTTTCTTATTCCTTGCTTCTACTTGGTCAAGTCATATTCCACACAAAAAAGTCAGAACACTACGAATTTAAGAACTCATCTTTAGCTATATAATTGTGTTTTAAATATGTAAAGCTTCTGTTATGAATAGTATTAAAGTTAATTCTTAACTTCATTGTATGAGTTTGATTGGTCCCATAAGTAATGTTTATATGTTTGATCCCATGAGATACAATGAGGATGTTGTATTTGTATGATAATAATTGTAATATTCTATATCAAATATGTAAAAAGTTCCTAATATTATATATGTCTGAACTTCTCTTAAACCTATGGGTGAGTTTTAAACATGTGACGGGGTTTTGGGTCCAaaaccaatgatgaaaatatcggtaatcacggatatatcgatatttcaattttacggatatatcgaatatatcggagatatatcggtggatattttggaaaaaaatattggtaagcttaaaattgttaaaaactcatgaaaatgtaaagaaaacctcataataatataattagaagtataatagacattttaaagttattttattgaaaattttgatatatgtataacatgatttatcatatttgataataatatcgtatgcatcgataaaaatatgaattttataagtgtacatttattattaaattacacctaatattatgatatttgattataatatgtctaattttaaaatatatattagtattaaaatatgatttatttaattcaattgtattaaacaatataaaataaataatgatatatatataattttttaatatttaattaattattaatgatattaaaaacattatgaagaaaattatataatttttatatttttggtaattaattaaaagactttgcatttaattataaaataattataattaatttgctctttaaaacattcttatattttctttatataatgaatttaagtatatatatactcTCAGCAGTAAGCAAAATGGGAGGTAGCGCGTTGACGGGCACTGTAGCGGAGACGACTTTCGTTGACCCGCGTTGACCCGCGTTGACCACGCGATATATCGTGAGATATTCGTGTCGATACCCTTCGACACATgatatttcggcgatatatcgccgaaatatcgcgacattttcctccttgtCCAAAACAAAGAAGATAAATGGTTATGTTAGGTGGTCTGTCAACAACGTCTCCTTCAACTTGCCACACACCCCCTATCTAATCGCTCTCAAAGAGAATATAACTGGAGCCTTCGACCCAACCCCACCTCCAAATGGTTATGATTTTGTAAACTATGATATCTACAATGTGGCGAATAACACCAACGCTACATCCAGCAACTCAATTTATAGGCTGCAGTTCAATACAACAGTGGATATTATACTGCAAAACGCAAACACCATGAATAAGAATAACAGCGAGACGCACCCATGGCATCTCCACGGGCATAATTTTTGGGTATTGGGCTATGGAGAAGGTAAGTTCGACAATTTCAGTGATCCAATAAAGTACAATCTGATCGACCCAATTATGAAGAACACGGCACCTATTCATCCTTATGGATGGACTGCCTTAAGGTTTTGATCTGATAACCCAGGTACCTGGGCATTCCATTGTCATATAGAGTCTCATTTCTATTTGGGTATGGGAGTTGTTTTTGAAGAAGGGGTCGAGAGGGTGGGAAAGCTGCCTTCATCTATCATGGGTTGCGGTAAAGCCAAGGGTCTCGGCCGGTAGTATCACTACATGAAGGTAGGTTTATGGCCACGGCCAGCAGCCCCGGCTAAAAGTAAGACACGATGGTGAGGGCACGTGTGGccacaaagaaataaaatatatttgtatataaatattcgTCAATGAAATAACAAGATATGGACCAATTGTAACAAATAACAAGATCAACAAATGAGGGTTCACTTCATGGGTTATCAGTGAGCCTGCTAACTAGAAGGGCAAGACCAAATCAAATGTAAGCATGTACGACATTCCCAAGCATCTCACAGTAGAGGCAAAACAGAGCAAGATCCATCATCTACTGAAACTAAAGGGAATAACAGAGAAAGCAGTAACAACAAGCTTACATCCATCCCAAAGATCAACAGAAAGATCAAGAATAGAGCCTATTAAACCTGATCTAAACAAAGTGAGAACCAACAGGGAGGAAATCAAAACATGGAGAAAAcagaaagtaataaaatatttcattttgatcTTTTCCAATTCGTTAAATTACCTCCATTTtctaaactaaataaataaattctatacttcaatattttcttttaaaaaaaaaatcatctttaaaaaatatttttaaaaattataaagtcaaacatattttatattccACCAttctttaaaaccatttttatcATTCCATTTCAAAAACCAAATTCCAAACAATTTAAGTTTATAATGTAAACAGCTAAGTTTTGATTTGTCTCCAAACGCAACAgcgaatttcaaattttctttccaCATAAGAAAAATGTAAACGCGTGAAGGAAAATTCTTACCAATTTCGtactttttattattcaataaaaaaaacaagaagtcaACTTTTTCTTTAAGACTTTGATTAGCATCTTTTGTGTTTGATTCCATGGAAAATATATCATCATATTCATCAATAGATGTTTAACAAAtgtcaaaaaaatttctatttattaagtAATGACATGCATTTTTTTCTAGTTCAATGTAGGGTCTAACATCTTTaagtaattaatttaattaattggtGAATCTATTATCCATTTCAATTTGCATattcatttttggattttttgtaGGAgttatttaggatttttttttctttttttgttatgtttttcaaaaaataacaaacaaatttcaattgttttcttaaattttgaagTATATCTTGTATTTAGTTGCCAATATTGAATGTAAACAATGTGCTTTGAAGTCAACGATTTCGGAAATTACTATGTTATTTCATTTTAGAATCCAATGGTCTGAAATTGACCCTATGATTGTATAAAGAGACAAAAATTTGGGGGATTAATACAAGTATACAACCATTCCCACAATTCGCAGTAGCTCCGCGTTTCATAATCTGTCTCAAATTCTCAAGTTCTTTAAAGAACGTTGAAGATGGGTGTGATGAGATTTTTGGCTCTGTTTATTCTTCTCTTTTCAGTACTGATTTTTCAAGCAGCAGAGGCAAGAATCAGAAGGTATAAATGGGAGGTGAAGTATGAGTACAAGTCTCCTGATTGCTTCCAGAAGATGGTTATTACCATCAATGGACAAAGCCCCGGCCCAACAATCCTGGCCGAAGAAGGAGACACCGTCATTGTTGAGCTTACAAATGGTTTATTGACAGAAAATGTCGCAATCCACTGGCATGGTATCAGACAGGTAGAGCAAAGATTCATATAtaaagtttcttttttctttccctttctggGCTTAATTTTGCAGTTCTGATTGTTCATCTTCTTGATTACAGATTGGGACGCCATGGTTTGATGGAACAGAAGGCGTGACCCAGTGTCCAATCCTGCCTGGAGAGACCTTCACATACGAGTATAAAGTGGATAGGGTAAGATTAATCAGTGGCCTTAATTAAGCCTCTTCCCAATAAGCTTCATCTCCAGAAAGTTGGAACCAGCACTGTCAATTATCTGATTATATTATTCTCTGGTGTATACAGCCTGGGACTTATCTATACCATGCCCATTACGGAATGCAAAGAGAAGCTGGGCTGTATGGATCGATTCGTGTGTCGGTTGCTCGTGGGAAGACTGAACCCTTTTCCTATGACTACGACCGGAGCATCATCCTCTCTGACTGGTACCATAATACCACTTATGAACAAGTCCTGGGCTTGTCCTCCATACCTTTTGACTGGATCGGGGAGCCTCAGGTGAATACCGACTCCTAATACTGCTTCCGCCATAGCATTCTGGTTTGTTCTGCTCTTCATCTTCTGATGTCTTTTCCTCTCTGTCTGCTAATTTTTCAGTCACTTCTGATTCAAGGAAAAGGAAGATACAACTGCTCTCTAGTTTCAAGTCCTTATGTCTGTAATGCAACAAGTCCTCAGTGTTCTCCCTATGTACTCACTGTAGTTCCGGGGAAAACATATCGCCTTCGGGTCTCCAGCTTGACTTCCCTGTCAGCTCTCAGTTTCCAAATAGAGGTTGgtataattaataaattcacCGCGGTTTCTTATTCCTTGCTTCTACTTGTTCAAGTGATATTCCTCacaaaaatattataacaaTACATTTTTAAGAGCCCATCTTAAATAtataagggagaattatgttttgggggtagatggctcccaaattaacaaaaggttcatataactctttaaattgagcccaagacccaatgaaagtatgaaaattgagttgaaggatatcatccttcagtatttccaaaaatatcctttgttgattttgagaaaaaaaattaatatttttgaaaaatatttttatataatttaatattttttatttaatttaatatttttttaaaaatacttttatgtaatttaatattttttaaaatacttttatttaatttaatattttttaaaaataaattaatttaatatttttgaaaaaaaattatttaatttaatatttttgaaaactacttttatttaatttagtatttttttaaaaaaaattattgaaaaaaaattatttaacttaattttataaaatattttatatgtattcttaaagggtatatttgtccgttattatttcatatccttcaactcaatttgaagagttatatggaccttttgttaatttgggagCCTATCtaccccaaaagataattctcccaatatataaatactttttaaagaTGTAAGGTTCATTTGGGTTCAAAAACAATATCCACATGCTTGGAGACTAATTCTCAACTTTGGTGGAAGGGTTTGTTTGATCTCATGTGGAGTGTCTATTTGTTTGATCCTGTCATCCATGAGACATAATGAGAAAGGTTTTGATCCAAAACGAAGAATATCTGTACAGTTAAAAGTGGATTATTACAAAAACTATCCATGTTCTTATACAGTTTTAATTTCTAACGCTGCAGGGTCACAACATGACTGTTGTTGAAGCAGACGGGCACTTTGTGGAACCCTTTGTGATAAAAAACCTCTTCATTTACTCAGGGGAGACCTATTCAGTTCTGGTGAAGGCTGATCAAGACCCTTCAAGAAATTACTGGGTCACATCCAGTGTGGTCAGTAGGAACAACACTGTCACTCCTCCGGGCTTGGCCATCTTCAATTACTACCCCAACCATCCCAACAAGTCTCCCCCAACAGTCCCACCCGCTGGCCCTCTTTGGAACGACGTAGAGCCGCGCATCAACCAAAGTCGTGCCATTAAGGCTCACCATGACTATGTTATCCCCCCTCCTCTCACCTCAGACAGAGTAATTCTGATGCTCAACACACAGAATGAGATCAATGGTTACAGGAAGTGGTCTGTGAACAATGTGTCCTTCAACCTCCCACACACACCCTACCTAATTGCTC includes:
- the LOC100257784 gene encoding L-ascorbate oxidase; translation: MGVMRFLALFILLFSVLIFQAAEARIRRYKWEVKYEYKSPDCFQKMVITINGQSPGPTILAEEGDTVIVELTNGLLTENVAIHWHGIRQIGTPWFDGTEGVTQCPILPGETFTYEYKVDRPGTYLYHAHYGMQREAGLYGSIRVSVARGKTEPFSYDYDRSIILSDWYHNTTYEQVLGLSSIPFDWIGEPQSLLIQGKGRYNCSLVSSPYVCNATSPQCSPYVLTVVPGKTYRLRVSSLTSLSALSFQIEGHNMTVVEADGHFVEPFVIKNLFIYSGETYSVLVKADQDPSRNYWVTSSVVSRNNTVTPPGLAIFNYYPNHPNKSPPTVPPAGPLWNDVEPRINQSRAIKAHHDYVIPPPLTSDRVILMLNTQNEINGYRKWSVNNVSFNLPHTPYLIALKENISGVFDPTPAPDYFDLENYDIYTKPNNSNATSSNSIYRLKFNTTVDIILQNANTMVVNNSETHPWHLHGHDFWVLGYGEGTFNMSSDPRTYNLINPIMKNTAPIHPYGWTALRFRSDNPGVWAFHCHIESHFYMGMGVVFEEGVERVGKLPSSIIGCGKSKGLGGRP